A single window of Leclercia adecarboxylata DNA harbors:
- a CDS encoding hemin ABC transporter substrate-binding protein, whose translation MRKLLALLVALPLAAIGAVQERIVALGGDVTEIIYALGAEGSLVARDSTSQWPEQATSLPDVGYLRQLNAEGILAMRPTLVLASAQAQPSLALKQVGQSNVSVVTVPGSNALSVIDEKVRVVALATHRIVEGETLRKRLRQELAALPASPIDKRVLFILNHGGMTAMAAGQETGADAAIRAAGLHNAMQGFSRYQPLSQEGVIASQPDLVVISQEGVKAMGGEANLWKLPGLAQTPAGRHKQVLQIDDMALLGFSVRTPQAIGQLRSKAEQLP comes from the coding sequence ATGAGAAAACTGCTCGCCCTGCTTGTCGCCCTACCGCTGGCCGCCATCGGCGCGGTACAGGAGAGGATCGTCGCCCTCGGCGGCGACGTGACGGAGATTATCTACGCTCTGGGGGCCGAAGGCTCGCTGGTGGCGCGCGACAGCACCAGCCAGTGGCCGGAGCAGGCCACCTCGCTGCCGGACGTGGGCTACCTGCGCCAGCTCAATGCCGAGGGGATCCTGGCGATGCGCCCGACGCTGGTGTTAGCCAGCGCCCAGGCGCAGCCTTCGCTGGCGCTGAAACAGGTCGGGCAGAGTAACGTCAGCGTGGTGACGGTCCCGGGCAGTAATGCCCTCAGCGTCATCGACGAGAAAGTGCGGGTGGTGGCCCTGGCGACGCACCGCATTGTCGAAGGGGAAACCCTGCGTAAGCGCCTGCGGCAGGAGCTGGCTGCGCTGCCCGCCTCGCCGATCGATAAGCGGGTGCTGTTTATCCTCAACCACGGCGGGATGACTGCCATGGCCGCCGGGCAGGAGACCGGGGCCGATGCGGCGATCCGCGCGGCCGGTCTGCATAACGCTATGCAGGGGTTCTCCCGCTATCAGCCACTCTCTCAGGAAGGTGTGATCGCCAGCCAGCCCGATCTGGTGGTGATTTCGCAGGAGGGCGTAAAAGCGATGGGTGGAGAAGCCAATCTGTGGAAGTTGCCAGGTCTGGCGCAAACCCCGGCGGGACGTCATAAACAGGTATTGCAGATTGATGATATGGCACTGCTCGGGTTTAGCGTGCGTACCCCGCAGGCCATCGGACAGCTGCGCAGCAAAGCCGAGCAACTTCCCTGA
- the chuS gene encoding hematinate-forming heme oxygenase ChuS, producing MNHYTRWLELKQENPGKYARDIAALMNISEAELTWARVGHDAWRLHGEIREILSALEAAGETKCICRNEYAVHEQVGTFTNQHLNGHAGLVLNPRALDLRLFLHQWASAFHITETTPRGERQSIQFFDHQGDALLKVYATDNTDMAAWGDLLSRFIFADNPPLALKAADPAVNVANADAATVDSEWRAMTDVHQFFGLLKRHSLTRQQAFRLVGDDLACQVDNSALVQLLNSANQDGNEIMIFVGNRGCVQIFTGAVEKVVPMKGWLNIFNPAFTLHLLEETIAESWVTRKPTADGHVTSLELFAADGTQIAQLYGQRTEGEPEQSQWRSQIDALTVKGLAA from the coding sequence ATGAATCACTACACACGCTGGCTTGAACTCAAACAAGAAAACCCGGGAAAATACGCGCGGGACATCGCTGCCCTGATGAACATCAGCGAAGCCGAACTGACCTGGGCCCGGGTAGGACATGACGCGTGGCGTCTGCACGGTGAAATTCGCGAGATCCTCAGCGCGCTGGAAGCGGCAGGCGAAACCAAGTGCATCTGCCGCAACGAGTATGCGGTTCATGAGCAGGTGGGCACCTTCACTAACCAACACCTGAACGGCCATGCCGGACTGGTGCTCAACCCGCGCGCGCTGGATCTGCGCCTGTTCCTCCACCAGTGGGCCAGCGCGTTTCATATCACCGAAACCACTCCCCGCGGCGAACGCCAGAGCATTCAGTTTTTCGACCATCAGGGCGATGCGCTGCTGAAGGTCTATGCCACCGACAACACAGACATGGCTGCCTGGGGCGACCTGCTGTCCCGCTTTATCTTCGCCGATAACCCGCCGCTGGCGCTGAAAGCCGCCGACCCGGCAGTTAACGTGGCGAATGCCGACGCTGCGACGGTGGACAGCGAGTGGCGCGCCATGACCGACGTCCACCAGTTCTTTGGCCTGCTGAAGCGCCACAGTCTGACCCGGCAACAGGCGTTCCGTCTGGTGGGGGACGACCTCGCCTGTCAGGTGGATAACAGTGCCCTGGTGCAGCTGCTGAATAGCGCCAATCAGGACGGCAACGAGATCATGATTTTCGTTGGCAACCGCGGCTGCGTGCAGATCTTCACCGGCGCGGTGGAAAAAGTGGTTCCGATGAAGGGCTGGCTGAACATCTTCAACCCGGCCTTTACCCTGCATCTGCTGGAAGAGACCATCGCCGAAAGCTGGGTAACCCGCAAACCGACCGCCGACGGGCATGTCACCAGCCTCGAACTCTTTGCCGCCGACGGGACGCAGATCGCCCAGCTGTACGGTCAGCGCACGGAAGGCGAGCCCGAGCAGAGCCAGTGGCGTTCACAGATTGACGCCCTGACGGTAAAAGGGCTGGCCGCATGA
- a CDS encoding TonB-dependent hemoglobin/transferrin/lactoferrin family receptor yields MPYLNTASLRPSLLALAIVSALPGAAVAATDDMTVTATGNARSAFDAPMMVSVIDATAPENQTASSAADLLRHVPGLTLDGTGRTNGQDVNLRGYDRRGVLVLVDGVRQGTDTGHLNSTFLDPALIKRIEIVRGPSALLYGSGAMGGVIAYDTADAKDLLQAGQTSGYRVFGTAATGDHSLGMGASAFGRTDTLDGLVAWSSRDRGDIRQGGGGTAPNDESINNMLAKGSWQLDRAQSLSGSLRYYNNAAQEPKNPQTIEADDSSNPMTDRSTIQRDVQLGYHIAPEGNDWLNADARLYWSEARINAQNIDGTGEFRQQTTKGGKVENRTRLFADSFASHLLTWGGEYYRQEQEPSGATTGFPDASIDFSSGWIQDEITLRDLPITLLGGTRYDNYSGSSDGYEDVDADKWSSRAGITLSPADWLMLFGSYAQAFRAPTMGEMYNDAKHFSIGRFYTNYWVPNPNLRPETNETQEYGFGLRFDDLLLADDALEFKASYFDTHAKDYISTTVDFAAATTMSYNVPNAKIWGWDVMAKYSASLFNLDVAYNRTRGKDTDTGEYISSISPDTVSSKLDVPLAQSGFSVGWIGTFADRSTHVSSSYSHQPGYAVNDFYVSYQGQQALKGVTTTLVLGNAFDKEYWSPQGIPQDGRNGKIFVSYQW; encoded by the coding sequence ATGCCATACCTGAATACCGCGTCTTTACGCCCGTCGCTGCTGGCGCTGGCGATCGTCAGCGCCCTGCCGGGAGCGGCTGTTGCCGCCACCGACGACATGACCGTTACCGCCACTGGTAATGCCCGCAGCGCCTTTGACGCACCGATGATGGTGAGCGTCATTGACGCCACCGCCCCGGAAAATCAAACCGCCAGTTCCGCCGCCGATCTGCTGCGCCACGTGCCCGGCCTGACCCTCGACGGCACCGGGCGCACCAACGGCCAGGACGTTAATCTGCGCGGGTACGATCGCCGCGGCGTGCTGGTGCTGGTTGATGGCGTGCGCCAGGGCACCGATACCGGTCACCTGAACAGCACCTTCCTCGATCCCGCCCTGATTAAGCGTATCGAGATCGTGCGCGGGCCGTCCGCCCTGCTGTACGGCAGCGGCGCGATGGGCGGGGTGATCGCCTATGACACCGCCGATGCGAAAGATCTGCTCCAGGCCGGACAAACCAGCGGCTACCGCGTGTTTGGCACCGCCGCCACCGGCGATCACAGCCTCGGCATGGGTGCCAGCGCCTTTGGCCGTACCGACACCCTCGACGGCCTGGTGGCCTGGTCGAGCCGGGATCGCGGCGATATTCGCCAGGGCGGCGGCGGTACCGCGCCGAATGACGAATCGATCAACAACATGCTGGCGAAAGGCAGCTGGCAGCTGGATCGGGCCCAGTCCCTGAGCGGCTCGCTGCGCTATTACAATAATGCGGCGCAGGAGCCGAAAAACCCGCAGACCATCGAGGCGGACGACAGCAGCAACCCGATGACCGACCGCTCCACCATTCAGCGGGACGTCCAGCTGGGGTATCACATTGCCCCAGAAGGCAACGACTGGCTGAACGCCGATGCCCGCCTTTACTGGTCCGAGGCACGTATCAATGCCCAGAACATCGATGGCACCGGCGAATTCCGCCAGCAGACTACCAAAGGCGGCAAAGTAGAGAACCGCACCCGCCTGTTCGCCGACTCCTTCGCCTCGCATCTGTTGACCTGGGGCGGGGAGTACTACCGTCAGGAGCAGGAGCCGTCCGGGGCCACCACCGGCTTCCCTGATGCGAGCATCGACTTTAGCTCCGGCTGGATCCAGGATGAGATCACCCTGCGCGACCTGCCGATCACCCTGCTGGGCGGTACCCGCTACGATAACTACAGCGGCAGCAGCGACGGCTATGAGGATGTGGATGCCGATAAATGGTCCTCCCGCGCCGGGATTACCCTGTCCCCCGCGGACTGGCTGATGCTGTTCGGCTCTTATGCCCAGGCCTTCCGCGCCCCGACGATGGGGGAAATGTATAACGACGCGAAACACTTCTCCATTGGCCGGTTCTACACCAACTACTGGGTGCCGAACCCGAATCTGCGCCCGGAAACCAACGAAACCCAGGAGTACGGGTTCGGTCTGCGCTTTGACGATCTGCTGTTGGCTGACGATGCGCTGGAGTTCAAAGCCAGCTACTTTGATACCCATGCTAAAGATTACATCTCCACCACCGTCGATTTTGCCGCCGCGACAACCATGTCGTACAACGTGCCGAACGCCAAAATCTGGGGCTGGGACGTGATGGCGAAATACTCCGCCAGCCTGTTCAACCTCGATGTTGCCTACAACCGCACCCGGGGCAAAGACACCGACACCGGCGAGTATATCTCCAGCATCAGCCCGGACACCGTCTCCAGCAAGCTGGATGTCCCCCTGGCGCAGAGCGGCTTTAGCGTCGGCTGGATCGGCACCTTTGCCGATCGCTCCACCCATGTGAGCAGCAGCTACAGCCACCAGCCGGGCTACGCGGTGAATGATTTCTACGTCAGCTATCAGGGGCAACAGGCGCTGAAAGGCGTGACCACCACCCTGGTGCTTGGTAACGCCTTTGACAAAGAGTACTGGTCCCCGCAGGGCATCCCGCAGGATGGCCGCAACGGCAAGATTTTCGTGAGTTATCAGTGGTAA
- the hemP gene encoding hemin uptake protein HemP, with protein MIIIVTLIAILKNIMSRMDNTAATLTRPEDKTQPAPGATDRRIDSKHLLGEEGRVIIEHDGQHYLLRQTHAGKLILTK; from the coding sequence ATGATTATCATTGTTACATTGATTGCTATTTTGAAAAACATTATGTCACGTATGGATAACACTGCTGCAACGCTCACTCGTCCTGAAGACAAAACACAGCCAGCCCCAGGCGCAACCGATCGCCGAATCGACAGTAAACACCTGTTGGGCGAAGAGGGCCGCGTCATTATTGAGCATGACGGCCAGCACTACCTGCTGCGTCAGACACATGCCGGAAAATTAATCCTCACAAAATAA
- the aroH gene encoding 3-deoxy-7-phosphoheptulonate synthase AroH: MNKTDELRTARIDSLVTPAELAQRYPVSAAVAENVTTSRKRIEKILNGEDRRLLVIVGPCSIHDLDAAMDYAQRLKGLRDKHHARLEIVMRTYFEKPRTVVGWKGLISDPDLNGSYRVNHGIQLARKLLLQVNELGVPTATEFLDMVTGQFIADLISWGAIGARTTESQIHREMASALSCPVGFKNGTDGNTRIAVDAIRAARASHMFLSPDKNGQMTIYQTSGNPYGHIIMRGGKQPNYHPQDIAEACDTLREFDLPEQLVVDFSHGNCQKQHRRQLDVCDEICQQIRNGSTAIAGIMAESFLREGTQKVVVGQPITYGQSITDPCLSWEDTELLLDKLASAVNSRF; the protein is encoded by the coding sequence ATGAATAAAACCGATGAACTCCGCACAGCGCGTATCGATAGTCTGGTGACGCCAGCTGAACTGGCCCAGCGGTACCCTGTTTCTGCGGCAGTGGCAGAAAACGTGACAACGTCACGTAAACGTATTGAAAAAATTCTAAACGGTGAAGATCGCCGGCTGCTGGTGATTGTTGGCCCCTGTTCTATTCACGACCTTGATGCCGCGATGGACTATGCCCAGCGCCTGAAGGGATTGCGGGATAAACACCATGCACGTCTGGAAATCGTGATGCGCACCTACTTCGAGAAACCACGCACCGTGGTGGGCTGGAAAGGGCTGATCTCCGATCCCGATTTGAACGGCAGCTACCGGGTGAACCACGGCATTCAGCTGGCGCGCAAGCTGCTGTTGCAGGTCAACGAGCTGGGCGTTCCCACCGCCACCGAATTCCTCGATATGGTGACCGGACAGTTTATCGCCGATCTGATTAGCTGGGGGGCTATCGGCGCCCGCACCACCGAAAGCCAGATCCACCGTGAAATGGCTTCGGCGCTCTCCTGCCCGGTGGGCTTTAAAAACGGTACTGACGGTAATACCCGCATCGCGGTAGACGCTATCCGCGCCGCCCGCGCCAGCCATATGTTCCTGTCGCCGGACAAGAACGGTCAGATGACCATCTATCAGACCAGCGGCAACCCATATGGCCACATCATCATGCGCGGCGGCAAACAGCCGAATTATCACCCCCAGGATATTGCGGAAGCCTGCGATACCCTGCGTGAATTCGACCTGCCCGAGCAGCTGGTGGTGGATTTCAGCCACGGCAACTGCCAGAAACAGCACCGCCGTCAGCTGGACGTTTGCGATGAGATTTGCCAGCAGATCCGCAACGGCTCCACCGCTATCGCCGGGATCATGGCTGAAAGCTTCCTGCGCGAAGGAACGCAGAAAGTAGTGGTCGGTCAGCCCATCACCTATGGCCAGTCGATCACCGACCCTTGCCTGAGCTGGGAAGATACCGAGCTCCTGCTGGATAAACTTGCCTCAGCAGTTAACAGTCGTTTTTAA
- a CDS encoding pyruvate, water dikinase regulatory protein → MDNAVDRHVFYISDGTAITAEVLGHAVMSQFPVSINSITLPFVENESRARAVKDQIDAIFQQTGERPLVFYSIVIPEIRNIILQSEGFCQDIVQALVAPLQQELKLDPTPVAHRTHGLNPANIIKYDARIAAIDYTLAHDDGISMRNLDQAQVILLGVSRCGKTPTSLYLALQFGIRAANYPFIADDMDNLVLPAALKPLQHKLFGLTINPERLAAIREERRENSRYASMRQCRLEVAEVEALYRKNNIPWLNSTNYSVEEIATKILDIMGLNRRMY, encoded by the coding sequence ATGGATAATGCTGTCGATCGCCACGTTTTTTATATTTCCGATGGTACGGCGATCACCGCCGAAGTGTTGGGCCATGCGGTGATGTCGCAATTCCCGGTTTCCATCAATAGCATCACGCTGCCGTTCGTGGAAAACGAAAGCCGTGCCCGAGCGGTAAAAGATCAAATCGACGCCATTTTCCAGCAGACCGGTGAGCGGCCTCTGGTGTTCTACTCGATTGTGATCCCGGAAATTCGCAATATCATTCTGCAAAGTGAAGGCTTCTGTCAGGACATTGTGCAGGCGCTGGTGGCCCCGCTGCAGCAGGAGTTAAAGCTGGATCCGACCCCGGTGGCGCACCGTACCCACGGCCTGAACCCGGCGAATATCATCAAGTATGATGCCCGTATCGCCGCCATTGACTACACCCTCGCCCATGATGACGGCATCTCGATGCGTAACCTCGATCAGGCCCAGGTTATTCTGCTCGGCGTCTCGCGCTGCGGGAAAACCCCTACCAGCCTCTATCTGGCGTTGCAGTTCGGGATCCGCGCGGCAAACTACCCCTTTATTGCCGACGATATGGACAACCTCGTCCTTCCGGCAGCGCTCAAACCCCTGCAGCATAAGCTCTTTGGTCTGACCATTAACCCGGAACGGCTGGCGGCGATCCGCGAAGAGCGCCGGGAGAACAGCCGCTACGCCTCGATGCGCCAGTGCCGGCTGGAGGTAGCCGAAGTTGAAGCCCTGTATCGTAAAAACAACATTCCGTGGCTGAACAGTACCAACTATTCGGTAGAAGAGATCGCCACCAAAATCCTCGACATTATGGGCCTCAATCGCCGTATGTACTAA